The Cohnella abietis genome has a segment encoding these proteins:
- a CDS encoding P63C domain-containing protein encodes MSSYMPKVIASGVLEIFNEIPCYVLDDGQRIFRLSNLTKALRGKEHGKFGNYLSAINIQKYLPARLIPLNDTKHDRVPQGAIEFEFNGKTEKGYNSEDFMDVCIAFIEAGYEEKLSTAQQEILFNARKYIMACAKVGITALIDEATGYQNLREENALQLKLKFFLADQLRDWEKTFPDELWKQFGRLTNWQGSIHLRPRYWGKLVNELIYECIDGDLAKYLKENKPMMPSNVRYHQWLNENYGIRALTQHIWQVIGMAKGCENIFDLKELANKEFKKTPFQLTLF; translated from the coding sequence ATGTCGAGTTATATGCCGAAAGTAATAGCGAGTGGCGTACTAGAGATATTCAATGAAATACCGTGTTATGTATTAGATGATGGCCAACGTATATTTAGATTATCAAATTTAACAAAAGCATTACGAGGCAAGGAACATGGTAAGTTTGGTAATTATTTATCAGCAATAAATATTCAGAAATATTTACCTGCAAGATTAATTCCATTGAACGATACAAAACATGACAGAGTCCCACAGGGTGCTATTGAATTTGAGTTTAATGGGAAAACCGAAAAAGGGTATAACTCAGAAGATTTTATGGATGTTTGCATAGCATTCATAGAAGCAGGTTATGAAGAAAAATTAAGCACGGCACAACAAGAGATTCTATTTAATGCAAGAAAATATATAATGGCTTGTGCAAAAGTTGGAATTACAGCTTTAATTGACGAAGCTACAGGATATCAAAATTTACGTGAAGAAAATGCATTACAATTAAAATTAAAATTCTTTTTAGCAGATCAATTGAGAGACTGGGAAAAAACATTTCCTGATGAACTATGGAAGCAATTTGGTAGATTGACAAATTGGCAGGGAAGTATTCATCTTAGACCACGTTATTGGGGTAAACTGGTAAACGAATTAATCTATGAATGTATAGATGGAGATTTAGCAAAATACTTGAAGGAGAATAAACCGATGATGCCCAGTAATGTAAGATATCATCAGTGGTTGAATGAAAACTATGGAATAAGAGCTTTAACACAACATATATGGCAGGTAATAGGTATGGCGAAAGGCTGTGAGAACATATTTGATCTGAAAGAATTAGCGAACAAGGAGTTTAAGAAGACACCTTTTCAACTAACTCTTTTTTAA
- a CDS encoding competence protein CoiA family protein — translation MSDLLHFLTRRADGEIVHIDNAEKGEDYFCPECNGAMLFRKGERGLRRPHFAHLQLSDDCTPETMLHRVFKEQLATLIEERILRAEPLLFKWNCSYCKGEHVADLIKSCVRVALEFPMEMTRPDIALFTSDGQVRVVIEVVVTHKPTWQAMYYYEQEGIFVLQIHLESYKDLDKLNESPLPFTKMNLCYNPKCIKCEHHKRRRYMEIITGPCLRCTGEMKMAFMMDGGYTRYVHRFYAKEIETARENGVLIQEHFTQLAYGTSSPLLGCTCGHCGYFIHNGSTLGNYILPAREGEYPSQRIQMGYVCVHCK, via the coding sequence ATGAGCGACTTGCTACATTTTCTGACTCGCAGGGCTGACGGTGAAATCGTTCATATTGATAACGCTGAGAAGGGAGAAGACTATTTCTGCCCTGAATGCAACGGCGCCATGCTGTTTCGCAAGGGAGAACGGGGTTTGCGACGGCCGCATTTTGCCCATTTGCAATTGTCCGACGACTGCACGCCGGAGACGATGCTGCACCGGGTCTTCAAGGAGCAATTGGCTACGCTTATAGAGGAGCGCATCCTGAGAGCGGAACCGTTGTTATTTAAGTGGAACTGCTCATATTGCAAGGGCGAGCACGTAGCGGATCTGATCAAATCGTGCGTTCGCGTGGCGCTCGAATTCCCCATGGAGATGACCAGACCTGACATCGCGCTGTTTACTTCAGATGGCCAGGTTCGTGTTGTTATTGAAGTTGTCGTGACGCACAAGCCTACGTGGCAAGCCATGTATTATTATGAGCAAGAAGGCATCTTTGTCTTGCAGATTCATCTGGAAAGCTATAAAGACTTGGATAAATTGAATGAATCGCCATTGCCCTTTACTAAAATGAATCTATGCTATAACCCCAAGTGCATTAAATGTGAACATCATAAGAGGCGGCGATACATGGAAATCATCACGGGACCGTGCCTGCGGTGCACCGGTGAAATGAAGATGGCATTTATGATGGACGGCGGTTACACCAGGTATGTTCACCGATTTTACGCGAAAGAGATCGAGACCGCGAGGGAAAATGGCGTCCTTATCCAAGAACATTTCACTCAACTGGCATATGGCACTTCAAGCCCATTGCTTGGATGCACTTGTGGTCATTGCGGTTATTTTATACACAACGGAAGTACGCTCGGCAATTACATTCTTCCGGCCAGAGAAGGGGAATATCCATCGCAACGCATCCAAATGGGTTACGTGTGTGTTCATTGTAAATAA
- a CDS encoding DUF927 domain-containing protein, whose amino-acid sequence MMTHISEAISNIDFLFEGFTQGSQAELTSIQVESILELFQEFGITEKIELIRHLKAITGISQTVLRDQLIVIKRSRSTFQVLQAGPVSSQRTVVALYPNAPVNTLAQMPGTQLPSGIKPIFINRIIKGLAASNIAEQIEIVFENLDGTWSSLLVKRSVFIDAKKFSATIADVGYQGLYDEEGKSTINRLIPFLVKYEHHNALIQGAISKSETCLTLGYTDTKLSRYIYNGIKGFDIVAPGEQEQVMLEGYKQHGRPQDASKFVQDILALFADYPIPTVMFLTGFAAKILPIIGCDSFMLEVANSTGTGKSLGQYAALAIDGDPKKLKLQWSSSYANIEPLAAFFKNHVFVLEDGQNQLEKSIISDVIYNYFNEQGKGKSYNTGSTRKTRVLQGIILSSAESQSVDLLNRDGITRRLMTVNQAPFGNVETAKAKGKAYEKIVKKYHGIAGPVFINFVMENRQDWDQWKEQYQQLKAVYDQQASAQDIGHMDKERIAFMNGYLSALHFTAMLVEQCFDVIVNTTAVMEGFATAVYGNMVGKSPAIKAITEFVDYVSMNQTKHFTFGNANQEQKGAITKEYIAVFPAALKEFLSKGDYNVTTVLEGWSKMGIIMKAKNGKTTQKTSMQSYIINSGSKDKTVKTDYPYMYRLDTKAIEKELSTSNCEDDPINEATQKGDFASSQGRSMPTFLRNDTGAVIESIS is encoded by the coding sequence ATGATGACTCATATAAGCGAGGCAATTTCAAACATTGATTTTTTATTTGAAGGATTTACGCAAGGATCTCAGGCAGAACTGACAAGTATACAGGTAGAAAGTATTTTGGAACTCTTTCAAGAATTCGGTATTACAGAGAAAATCGAATTGATAAGGCACCTTAAAGCGATTACTGGTATTTCACAGACCGTATTACGGGATCAACTTATTGTAATCAAGCGCTCTCGATCAACATTTCAAGTACTTCAAGCTGGACCGGTCTCGAGCCAACGAACAGTTGTAGCCCTGTATCCAAATGCGCCGGTCAATACATTGGCTCAAATGCCAGGGACACAGCTACCAAGTGGGATTAAGCCGATTTTTATTAATAGAATTATTAAAGGCCTCGCGGCAAGTAATATAGCGGAACAAATTGAGATCGTCTTTGAGAACCTCGACGGCACTTGGAGTTCATTGTTGGTGAAGCGATCTGTCTTTATCGATGCAAAAAAATTCTCAGCCACAATTGCAGATGTGGGCTATCAAGGTCTGTACGATGAAGAGGGAAAATCTACGATCAATCGTTTAATCCCTTTTCTAGTTAAATATGAGCATCACAATGCACTGATCCAAGGTGCAATCTCTAAGTCAGAGACATGCTTAACTCTCGGATATACAGATACGAAGCTCAGTCGTTATATCTACAATGGAATCAAGGGTTTCGACATTGTAGCGCCGGGAGAACAAGAGCAGGTTATGTTAGAGGGCTACAAGCAACATGGTAGACCTCAAGATGCGTCCAAATTTGTTCAAGATATTCTGGCTCTGTTCGCAGACTATCCGATTCCTACTGTGATGTTTTTAACGGGTTTTGCCGCTAAGATATTGCCGATCATTGGGTGTGATTCGTTCATGTTAGAGGTTGCGAACTCAACCGGAACAGGTAAGTCTTTAGGACAATACGCGGCACTTGCGATTGACGGCGATCCTAAAAAGTTAAAGTTACAGTGGTCATCATCATATGCCAATATTGAGCCACTCGCTGCATTTTTCAAAAATCATGTATTTGTACTTGAGGACGGTCAAAACCAATTGGAGAAGTCCATTATTAGCGATGTCATCTATAACTACTTTAACGAGCAAGGTAAAGGGAAATCATACAATACGGGTTCTACACGTAAAACAAGGGTATTACAGGGGATTATCCTATCATCGGCTGAATCCCAAAGTGTAGACTTGTTGAATAGGGATGGAATTACACGACGACTAATGACAGTAAACCAAGCGCCATTTGGTAATGTAGAAACAGCAAAAGCCAAAGGCAAGGCGTACGAGAAGATTGTTAAAAAATATCATGGGATTGCTGGGCCTGTATTTATAAACTTTGTTATGGAGAACAGGCAGGACTGGGATCAATGGAAAGAACAATATCAACAACTTAAGGCAGTATATGACCAACAAGCTAGCGCCCAAGACATCGGACATATGGATAAAGAACGAATTGCGTTTATGAACGGCTACCTTTCGGCCCTCCATTTCACAGCGATGCTTGTTGAGCAATGCTTCGATGTGATCGTCAATACAACAGCCGTCATGGAAGGGTTTGCTACCGCAGTGTACGGTAACATGGTAGGGAAATCTCCTGCCATAAAAGCGATAACCGAGTTTGTGGATTATGTATCTATGAATCAGACCAAACATTTTACGTTTGGAAACGCTAATCAGGAGCAAAAAGGTGCGATCACGAAAGAGTATATCGCCGTGTTTCCTGCCGCATTGAAGGAATTCTTGTCTAAGGGCGATTATAATGTAACGACCGTTCTTGAAGGATGGAGCAAGATGGGCATCATTATGAAAGCTAAGAATGGAAAAACGACGCAGAAGACGTCGATGCAATCATACATTATTAATTCGGGCAGCAAGGACAAGACAGTAAAAACGGACTACCCTTATATGTACCGTCTGGACACCAAGGCAATTGAAAAAGAACTTTCGACAAGCAATTGTGAGGATGATCCGATTAATGAGGCAACTCAGAAGGGTGATTTTGCATCATCGCAGGGAAGAAGTATGCCCACCTTTCTGAGGAATGATACGGGCGCAGTTATTGAATCAATCAGTTAA
- a CDS encoding ParA family protein, with the protein MKVLAVSTNKGGVLKTSITVNLAGLLFKNKRVLIIDGDNQGNVALSFGHNPDSFTTTLYDALIDGADPREAIVNVHHNIDLLPSNDDLIFLEFDVLPSRDKFGNPFLLLKELVDKLRGMYDVILIDTPPNLGLMQGNVLACADQVLIPFQPENYSMRSLVKILKAIGDFRKNFNPMLSVLGIVATLVDQRTTLHSTVIQECRQFSLEQRVRMFDTIIPKSIRFASSVAFDRLPATLAHPNHPVVAYYAELLKEVEELEEKW; encoded by the coding sequence ATGAAGGTTTTAGCGGTTTCTACAAACAAGGGTGGCGTACTGAAAACGTCGATCACCGTCAATCTTGCGGGGCTACTCTTCAAGAATAAAAGGGTGCTGATCATTGACGGAGATAATCAGGGGAATGTCGCTTTAAGCTTCGGGCACAATCCAGATTCATTCACGACAACGTTGTACGATGCGCTTATCGATGGAGCCGATCCGAGAGAAGCCATTGTGAATGTACATCACAACATTGATCTGCTCCCGAGTAATGATGATCTCATCTTTCTTGAATTTGACGTGTTGCCAAGTCGGGACAAATTCGGCAATCCGTTTCTGTTGCTTAAGGAATTGGTGGACAAGCTACGGGGCATGTACGATGTCATCCTAATCGACACCCCGCCGAATCTCGGACTGATGCAGGGCAACGTACTTGCATGCGCGGATCAGGTCTTGATTCCCTTTCAGCCCGAAAACTATAGCATGCGCAGCTTGGTGAAGATATTAAAAGCGATTGGAGACTTCAGGAAGAATTTTAATCCGATGCTCTCCGTCTTAGGCATTGTAGCCACGTTGGTAGATCAGCGAACAACGCTACATAGCACGGTTATCCAAGAGTGTAGGCAGTTTAGTTTGGAGCAAAGAGTAAGAATGTTCGACACAATCATTCCCAAATCGATCCGGTTTGCTTCTAGCGTGGCATTTGACCGGTTGCCAGCTACATTGGCGCATCCCAATCATCCTGTTGTGGCGTACTATGCGGAACTGCTGAAGGAGGTAGAGGAGCTTGAGGAAAAATGGTAG
- a CDS encoding DNA-primase RepB domain-containing protein: MKDGMWRTKYYHFTNEGLNKAVSTYVEARKRSHNVFFGVCPRDSKNISKFGNEMKATRSNVTESSILWIDSDLKGANVEQVKILQKEKIDELMASRIRPNFIVKSGNGIHAYWKLDEVIDVKTACTFSKRLAVEFSADKAVAEPSRIMRLPGHGLYNRKDPKYPKPVKVVFHDNERIYTLSDFDWLPEFSDEVDIEVEEVQFTDVIIDLSLEQVEKRCKNKKIRSLITMSSEEYERQGNGDNSDSGRDFRVICLLVSSDFDDNEILHVISNYCPWSKFHKDRGNNLKYLARTIMNCNKRVAESREARNASNKKFKQNARITHKGQRIL, translated from the coding sequence ATGAAGGATGGAATGTGGCGGACAAAATATTATCACTTTACCAATGAAGGATTGAATAAAGCTGTAAGTACTTACGTGGAAGCTAGGAAGAGAAGCCATAATGTATTCTTTGGGGTTTGTCCGAGGGATAGCAAAAATATAAGCAAGTTCGGAAATGAAATGAAAGCAACGAGGTCAAATGTAACTGAATCGTCCATCCTCTGGATTGATAGCGATCTAAAGGGCGCGAATGTAGAGCAAGTAAAAATTCTGCAGAAGGAAAAAATTGACGAGCTAATGGCTTCGAGAATAAGGCCTAATTTTATTGTAAAGTCAGGAAACGGTATTCATGCTTACTGGAAGCTGGATGAAGTGATCGATGTAAAAACCGCATGTACGTTCAGCAAAAGGCTTGCGGTTGAGTTTTCAGCGGATAAAGCAGTAGCTGAACCATCGAGAATAATGCGGTTGCCGGGGCATGGTTTATACAATCGTAAAGACCCAAAGTACCCTAAACCTGTTAAGGTAGTATTTCACGACAATGAACGCATATACACATTAAGTGACTTTGATTGGCTACCAGAATTTTCAGACGAGGTTGATATAGAAGTCGAGGAAGTTCAATTTACAGATGTAATTATTGATTTAAGTTTGGAACAGGTTGAAAAGAGATGCAAAAACAAAAAAATTAGATCCTTAATTACTATGAGTTCTGAGGAGTACGAAAGGCAAGGTAATGGTGATAATTCCGACTCCGGTCGTGATTTTAGGGTTATATGCTTGCTCGTCTCATCCGATTTTGATGACAATGAAATCCTTCATGTCATTTCGAACTATTGTCCTTGGTCAAAGTTTCATAAAGATAGAGGGAATAATCTGAAGTACCTTGCCCGCACAATTATGAATTGTAATAAAAGAGTTGCTGAAAGTCGAGAAGCACGGAATGCGAGCAACAAGAAATTTAAGCAGAATGCAAGAATAACTCACAAGGGACAGAGAATTCTTTAA
- a CDS encoding ankyrin repeat domain-containing protein: MANLTNTSLVKAIREKDLLTIALHFRKGIDPNKRGRVGTFPLHEAIMTGDENMASFFLELSKINVTVGHKSNPSTTELIAEHMPSLLGLLADINATSVIYTATYKENTNLLKKCIKNGANVNITNPWGRTPLIRAFLNGDLKSASLLMDANADPNVRDNFNKSCLIYCLDKKYNSKNMWNDSKGLTDIAKRLIIGGAGLNFMDQDMRTPLSYAFELLNSFRFREELYVVIKEMIKRGATC, encoded by the coding sequence ATGGCAAATTTGACAAATACATCGCTTGTTAAAGCAATCCGTGAGAAAGATCTTCTTACAATTGCTTTGCATTTTCGGAAAGGAATTGATCCAAACAAAAGGGGTCGAGTAGGTACTTTTCCTTTGCATGAGGCAATTATGACAGGAGATGAAAACATGGCTTCGTTCTTCTTAGAACTTAGTAAAATTAATGTAACTGTAGGTCATAAGTCGAATCCTTCTACAACTGAATTGATTGCAGAACACATGCCAAGTTTACTAGGTCTTTTAGCTGATATAAATGCAACTTCGGTTATCTATACCGCAACATACAAGGAAAATACTAATTTACTAAAGAAATGTATTAAGAATGGGGCAAACGTAAATATTACTAATCCTTGGGGAAGAACTCCGCTAATTAGGGCTTTTTTGAATGGGGATCTGAAGTCTGCTTCTCTTCTAATGGACGCAAATGCAGATCCTAATGTACGTGATAATTTTAACAAATCCTGTTTAATATATTGTCTAGACAAAAAATATAATAGTAAAAATATGTGGAATGATTCAAAGGGATTAACGGATATTGCAAAAAGACTTATTATAGGTGGAGCCGGACTTAATTTTATGGATCAAGATATGCGTACGCCGCTCTCCTACGCCTTTGAGTTACTAAATAGCTTTAGATTTAGGGAAGAACTATATGTGGTTATTAAAGAAATGATTAAACGTGGGGCTACTTGTTAG
- a CDS encoding DUF1294 domain-containing protein — protein MQAVIIYLLIINFIAFVMIAKDFSSSMLGGPRFTNKQFLTVAILGGALSIILGCVMLKHMTKWYFLWPFLVVMIIQLMYKDYFIGVLYRLMN, from the coding sequence ATGCAAGCCGTTATTATTTATTTACTTATTATTAATTTCATTGCTTTTGTAATGATAGCCAAAGATTTTTCTAGCTCCATGCTCGGTGGTCCTAGATTTACAAATAAGCAGTTTTTAACTGTTGCCATTTTGGGTGGAGCGCTAAGTATAATCTTGGGATGTGTCATGTTAAAACATATGACTAAGTGGTATTTTTTATGGCCCTTCTTGGTTGTAATGATAATTCAATTGATGTATAAAGATTATTTTATAGGTGTTCTTTACAGATTAATGAATTAA
- a CDS encoding S-layer homology domain-containing protein — protein sequence MNKVILSIAVAALILTTGFVSTASAANTNKNNTAIVSKERFSDVKGHWSYRTIMWAVDNKIVEGYSDGTFKPDRNVSEAEFLVMFIRAFNAKPVTAAEMNHWADAYYNYAISKKYPVRGTKDKDVRNGFINREYVAEIIAAANGVNFVGKNAIQYLLNKEFSKGKTVATVAGYKGEDLLTRSETIQFIKNLKDQGMKELKDKPELTTPIEHMPPVKSVLPKNIQTVKDKMEKFLASSPDYAKYSVLADETGVTVAEGKRTIVSYDLAQTQGGTDGVVLFEATSDALIKLAVDMLQTAGIAVPDSFSVTIKQAVISGHKSTHTIGTRNVTVWPHPTNADYVSIDYIR from the coding sequence ATGAATAAGGTGATATTAAGCATAGCGGTAGCCGCTTTGATTCTGACAACGGGATTCGTCTCGACCGCCAGTGCGGCAAACACAAATAAGAACAACACGGCTATTGTTTCCAAGGAGAGATTTTCGGATGTGAAAGGACACTGGTCCTACAGAACCATTATGTGGGCTGTAGATAATAAAATCGTTGAAGGGTATAGTGACGGAACGTTTAAGCCCGATAGGAACGTATCCGAGGCGGAGTTCCTCGTTATGTTTATTCGTGCTTTTAATGCAAAACCTGTCACTGCAGCTGAAATGAATCACTGGGCAGACGCTTACTACAACTACGCAATCAGCAAGAAATACCCTGTACGTGGCACGAAAGACAAGGATGTACGCAATGGTTTCATTAACCGAGAATATGTAGCTGAAATTATTGCTGCTGCGAACGGCGTAAACTTTGTGGGTAAGAACGCTATTCAGTATTTATTGAACAAAGAGTTTAGCAAAGGCAAAACGGTTGCTACAGTGGCTGGCTACAAAGGAGAAGACCTGCTTACAAGAAGTGAAACCATTCAGTTTATTAAGAACCTGAAGGATCAAGGGATGAAAGAATTGAAGGATAAACCGGAACTTACTACTCCTATTGAACATATGCCACCAGTTAAGTCGGTTCTGCCTAAGAACATACAGACTGTAAAAGACAAAATGGAAAAATTTCTGGCAAGCTCTCCGGACTATGCAAAATACAGCGTATTAGCGGATGAAACAGGGGTTACAGTTGCTGAAGGTAAAAGAACGATAGTTAGTTACGATCTTGCTCAAACCCAGGGAGGAACTGATGGTGTAGTTTTGTTTGAAGCTACATCAGATGCTTTAATAAAATTAGCTGTTGACATGTTACAGACCGCAGGTATTGCAGTTCCAGATTCATTTTCGGTCACTATCAAGCAAGCGGTTATTTCCGGTCATAAATCAACGCACACTATCGGAACCCGAAATGTTACAGTGTGGCCGCACCCCACAAACGCAGACTATGTGTCCATTGATTATATAAGGTAA